The following proteins are encoded in a genomic region of Paralichthys olivaceus isolate ysfri-2021 chromosome 23, ASM2471397v2, whole genome shotgun sequence:
- the lin7a gene encoding protein lin-7 homolog A isoform X1, whose translation MATVVQPLTLDRDVARAIELLEKLQESGDVPGHKLQSLKKVLQSEFCTAIREVYQYMHETITVNGCPEYQARATAKATVAAFAASEGHSHPRVVELPKTEEGLGFNVMGGKEQNSPIYISRIIPGGVAERHGGLKRGDQLLSVNGVSVEGEHHEKAVELLKAAKDSVKLVVRYTPKVLEEMEARFEKLRTARRRQQQQLLMQQQQQQNLASQQNHMSVFQKKKKE comes from the exons ATGGCGACAGTGGTCCAACCGCTCACCCTGGATCGAG ATGTTGCCAGAGCCATCGAGCtgctggagaagctgcaggagtcGGGCGACGTCCCCGGTCACAAGCTCCAGTCTCTGAAGAAGGTGCTTCAGAGCGAGTTCTGCACGGCCATCAGAGAG GTGTACCAGTACATGCATGAAACAATCACAGTGAATGGCTGTCCAGAGTACCAGGCGAGGGCCACAGCTAAG GCCACGGTCGCAGCCTTCGCAGCCAGCGAGGGTCACTCCCACCCACGGGTGGTGGAGCTCCCCAAGACGGAGGAGGGGCTGGGCTTCAACGTGATGGGAGGCAAAGAACAGAACTCGCCCATCTACATCTCCCGCATCATTCCAGGAGGCGTGGCAGAGAGACACGGCGGCCTGAAGCGAGGGGACCAGCTTCTGTCCGTCAACGGCGTG agCGTGGAGGGCGAGCATCACGAGAAAGCGGTGGAGCTGCTGAAGGCGGCCAAGGACAGCGTGAAGCTCGTGGTCCGCTACACGCCCAAAgtgctggaggagatggaggcgCGCTTCGAGAAGCTGCGCACGGCCCGGCggcgccagcagcagcagctcctcatgcagcagcagcagcagcagaacctgGCGTCTCAGCAGAACCACATGTC GGTGTtccaaaagaagaagaaggagtgA
- the lin7a gene encoding protein lin-7 homolog A isoform X2 yields the protein MATVVQPLTLDRDVARAIELLEKLQESGDVPGHKLQSLKKVLQSEFCTAIREVYQYMHETITVNGCPEYQARATAKATVAAFAASEGHSHPRVVELPKTEEGLGFNVMGGKEQNSPIYISRIIPGGVAERHGGLKRGDQLLSVNGVSVEGEHHEKAVELLKAAKDSVKLVVRYTPKVLEEMEARFEKLRTARRRQQQQLLMQQQQQQNLASQQNHMS from the exons ATGGCGACAGTGGTCCAACCGCTCACCCTGGATCGAG ATGTTGCCAGAGCCATCGAGCtgctggagaagctgcaggagtcGGGCGACGTCCCCGGTCACAAGCTCCAGTCTCTGAAGAAGGTGCTTCAGAGCGAGTTCTGCACGGCCATCAGAGAG GTGTACCAGTACATGCATGAAACAATCACAGTGAATGGCTGTCCAGAGTACCAGGCGAGGGCCACAGCTAAG GCCACGGTCGCAGCCTTCGCAGCCAGCGAGGGTCACTCCCACCCACGGGTGGTGGAGCTCCCCAAGACGGAGGAGGGGCTGGGCTTCAACGTGATGGGAGGCAAAGAACAGAACTCGCCCATCTACATCTCCCGCATCATTCCAGGAGGCGTGGCAGAGAGACACGGCGGCCTGAAGCGAGGGGACCAGCTTCTGTCCGTCAACGGCGTG agCGTGGAGGGCGAGCATCACGAGAAAGCGGTGGAGCTGCTGAAGGCGGCCAAGGACAGCGTGAAGCTCGTGGTCCGCTACACGCCCAAAgtgctggaggagatggaggcgCGCTTCGAGAAGCTGCGCACGGCCCGGCggcgccagcagcagcagctcctcatgcagcagcagcagcagcagaacctgGCGTCTCAGCAGAACCACATGTCGTAG
- the myf6 gene encoding myogenic factor 6: MPQPHCQNKGEGRNNMMDLFETNTYLFSDLRYLEEGDHGPLQHLDMAGVSPLYNGDDSPLSPGQDPNIPSETGGESSGEEHVLAPPGLRAHCEGQCLMWACKVCKRRSAPTDRRKAATLRERRRLKKINEAFEALKRKTVANPNQRLPKVEILRSAISYIERLQELLQTLDEQEEKSQHGSTHNSKEHSAASQEYLWKKSSEPWLTSADHSTAAAMTTLREGTGGSSGSSSLLRLSSIVDSITHDEKSRSNAPEN; the protein is encoded by the exons ATGCCACAGCCCCACTGTCAAAACAAGGGAGAGGGGCGCAACAATATGATGGACCTTTTTGAGACCAACACTTATCTTTTCAGTGATTTGCGTTATTTGGAGGAGGGGGATCATGGACCACTGCAGCACCTGGACATGGCGGGGGTGTCCCCTCTGTACAACGGCGACGACAGCCCGCTGTCTCCGGGCCAGGACCCTAATATTCCGTCCGAGACCGGAGGGGAGAGCAGCGGGGAGGAACACGTCCTTGCGCCACCGGGGCTCCGTGCGCACTGCGAGGGCCAGTGCCTCATGTGGGCCTGCAAGGTCTGCAAGAGGAGGTCCGCGCCCACGGACCGACGCAAGGCCGCCAcgctgagggagaggaggaggctgaagaAGATCAACGAGGCCTTCGAAGCGCTGAAGAGGAAAACCGTGGCCAACCCCAACCAGAGGCTGCCCAAGGTGGAGATTTTACGCAGCGCCATCAGCTACATTGAGcggctgcaggagctgctgcaaaCGCTggatgagcaggaggagaaatcCCAACACGGATCAACACATAACTCTAAAGAACACAGT GCTGCCAGTCAGGAGTACCTCTGGAAAAAGTCCTCCGAGCCCTGGCTGACCTCTGCTGACCATTCCACCGCCGCGGCAATGACAACACTGAGAGAAG GAACCGGCGGGTCCTCGGGTTCCTCCAGCCTCCTGCGTCTGTCCTCCATCGTGGACAGCATCACCCACGACGAGAAGAGCCGCTCCAACGCCCCGGAGAACTGA
- the myf5 gene encoding myogenic factor 5, which translates to MDVFSPSQVYYDRACASSPDSLEFGPGMELAGSDEDEHVRVPGSSPHQPGHCLQWACKACKRKSSFVDRRRAATMRERRRLKKVNHAFEALRRCTSANPSQRLPKVEILRNAIHYIESLQELLREQVENYYGLPGESSSEPGSPLSSCSDGMADSNSPVWHQLNANYSSSYSYAKNDSDKAIGASSLQCLSSIVDRLSSVESSCGPAALRDMATFSPGSTDSQPCTPESPGARPVYHVL; encoded by the exons ATGGACGTCTTCTCACCCTCCCAGGTCTACTACGACAGAGCGTGTGCTTCCTCTCCAGACAGCCTGGAGTTCGGCCCCGGCATGGAGCTCGCCGGCTCAGATGAGGACGAGCACGTCAGGGTCCCCGGATCCTCTCCTCACCAGCCGGGACACTGCCTCCAGTGGGCCTGCAAGGCCTGCAAGCGCAAGTCCAGCTTCGTGGACCGCAGACGGGCCGCCACCATGCGTGAGCGCCGGAGGCTGAAGAAGGTGAACCATGCTTTTGAGGCGCTGCGCCGCTGCACCTCGGCGAACCCCAGCCAGCGCCTGCCCAAAGTGGAGATCCTGCGCAACGCCATCCACTACATCGAGagcctgcaggagctgctgcgaGAGCAGGTGGAAAACTACTACGGTCTGCCTGGAGAGAGCAGCTCGGAACCTGGGAGTCCGCTCTCCAGCTGCTCTGACGGCATG GCCGACAGCAACAGTCCAGTGTGGCACCAGTTGAATGCAAACTACAGCAGCAGCTATTCATATGCAAAGAACG ACAGCGATAAAGCCATCGGAGCCTCCAGTCTCCAGTGTCTCTCCAGCATCGTGGACCGCCTCTCCTCGGTGGAGTCAAGCTGCGGGCCGGCCGCCCTGAGAGACATGGCCACCTTCTCCCCCGGCAGCACCGACTCGCAGCCCTGCACGCCGGAGAGCCCCGGAGCCAGGCCTGTTTACCACGTCCTGTGA